In the genome of Cryptomeria japonica chromosome 8, Sugi_1.0, whole genome shotgun sequence, one region contains:
- the LOC131045933 gene encoding uncharacterized protein LOC131045933 isoform X2 has translation MIGRNVKWLRKHKSKGISSMEKKLVKSWREAADEWMKTDGKVPVATMVATENKKQKVMEGILKMTLFKKQKVTKGMLKITWLSIIGDQKLDFNKPDSLLLPSPQKSNSVTHDDKSVRERIEAEKRRLED, from the exons ATGATTGGTAGAAATGTCAAATGGTTGCGGAAGCACAAGTCCAAAGGAATTAGCTCTATGGAAAAGAAGCTTGTCAA AAGCTGGAGGGAAGCTGCAGATGAATGGATGAAAACTGATGGAAAGGTTCCTGTCGCTACCATGGTAGCCACAG aaaacaagaaacaaaaagtgATGGAAGGGATACTCAAAATGACATTGTTCAAGAAACAAAAAGTGACGAAAGGGATGCTCAAAATCACATGGTTATCAATCATAGGAGACCAAAAGTTAGATTTCAACAAGCCTGACTCTCTTCTACTTCCTTCACCTCAG AAATCAAACTCTGTTACCCATGATGACAAATCTGTAAGAGAAAGGATTGAAGCAGAAAAGAGAAGGCTTGAAGACTGA
- the LOC131045933 gene encoding uncharacterized protein LOC131045933 isoform X1, translating into MIGRNVKWLRKHKSKGISSMEKKLVKSWREAADEWMKTDGKVPVATMVATVNVENKKQKVMEGILKMTLFKKQKVTKGMLKITWLSIIGDQKLDFNKPDSLLLPSPQKSNSVTHDDKSVRERIEAEKRRLED; encoded by the exons ATGATTGGTAGAAATGTCAAATGGTTGCGGAAGCACAAGTCCAAAGGAATTAGCTCTATGGAAAAGAAGCTTGTCAA AAGCTGGAGGGAAGCTGCAGATGAATGGATGAAAACTGATGGAAAGGTTCCTGTCGCTACCATGGTAGCCACAG TCAATgtagaaaacaagaaacaaaaagtgATGGAAGGGATACTCAAAATGACATTGTTCAAGAAACAAAAAGTGACGAAAGGGATGCTCAAAATCACATGGTTATCAATCATAGGAGACCAAAAGTTAGATTTCAACAAGCCTGACTCTCTTCTACTTCCTTCACCTCAG AAATCAAACTCTGTTACCCATGATGACAAATCTGTAAGAGAAAGGATTGAAGCAGAAAAGAGAAGGCTTGAAGACTGA